The following nucleotide sequence is from uncultured Draconibacterium sp..
TACTCGTACAAAGACAAATATTTACTTACTGTTACGTTAAGAAATGACGGTTCATCCAGATTTCATAAAGATAACCGCTGGGGATGGTATCCTTCAACTGCGCTAGGCTGGAGACTGATCGAAGAACCATTCATCAAAGAATTAAACACTTTCAGCAACCTGAAACTACGACTAGGTTACGGTATTACCGGTCAGCAAGAACTAAACAGTGGCGACTATCCTTACCTCGGAGTTTACCAGTTAAGCGACTCAAGAACGCAATATAAACTGGGCGACCAGTATTATACTTTGATTCGACCCAATGGCTTCGACTCAAGTCTTGAATGGGAAGAAACGACCACTTATAACGCAGCCCTTGATTTTGGTTTTGTTGACAATCGTATTACAGGTTCAATAGACGTTTATAAACGCATAACCAATAACTTGCTGAACACTATTCCGGTTCCTGCAGGTACCAACTTTACCGACCGTTTGCTGACCAATGTAGGCGACCTTGAAAACACAGGTATTGAACTTGCAATAAATGCATTACCAATAGTAACCAACGATTTAACATGGGAAGTGAGCTTTAACTTAACCCACAACAAAAACAAAGTTACCAAACTAACCAATTACGACGATCCGAATTACACTGGTGTTGATGTTGGAGATATTAGCGGTGTTGGTGTTGGAAATAAAATCCAAAAGCATTCTGTAGGACATCCACTAAATACTTTTTACGTATATCAACAAGTGTATGACACAAACGGCAAACCCATCGAAGGAGTATATGTGGACAGAAATAATGACGGTGAAATTAACGTAGATGACAAATACTACGCCGACTCACCTGATCCTGATGTATTTATGGGATTCTCATCTATGCTTACCTATAAAAATTTCGACTTTGGCTTTAATGCCAGAGCAGCCATTGGCGGGCAAATATACAACAACGTGCTAGTTGGTGCACGCTACCAGGAAATGACTGTGAATGAATATCTGACTAACCTGCCTTCCGAGATCAACAACTCGAAGTTTACGACAGCACAGCAGTATTCCGATTATTTCCTGGAAGATGCTTCATTTTTCCGGGTTGATAATATGACTTTAGGCTATAACCTTCGTAATATCCTAAAAAACTCATTGGGATTAGACTTCAATGCAAGGCTCTACGGTTCTGTTCAGAATGTATTTGTAATTACCGATTACTCAGGATTAGATCCAGAAGTTAATAACGGTATCGACAACGACATTTATCCCCGTCCGAGAGTTTATCTGTTTGGGATGAACATTACCTTTTAAACGTTAAACTTTTATTATAATGAAGACAAAATATAGAATTATATATATAGTGATGGCGCTAGTAATGGCCTCGTTCACTTTTGTATCATGTGTCAACGATTTAGACACAGTACCACTCGACGAAGATTTGCTTACTGCCGATAAACTGAACGATGATGCATCGTACAAAGGAATGCTGGCCAAATGTTACGCAGCATTGGTTGTTGGTGGACAGAAAGGTGTTGATGCAGACCCCGACATTAGTAGTATTGACGGAGGTTTTTCATCATACCTGCGCCAGTTGTGGAACCACCAGGAGTTAACCACCGATGAAGCAATCTGTGCCTGGAATGACGGTAACCTTCGTGATTTACACGATATGGACTGGACTCCTTCAAACGAATTTGTTACCGCCATGTATTACCGAATTACGTTGGAAATTGCTTATTGTAACAATCTTATTACACTAACCAACGAACAGGATCAGTTTAAAGCATACAATACAGAGGCGCGTTTCCTCAGAGCTTTGTCGTATTGGCACATGCTCGACATGTTTGGCACTGGTCCATTTGTTACCGACGCAGATCCGGTAGGTTCTTTCTTTTTCCCAGAACAGGCTACAGGACAACAACTTTTCGATTACATTGAGTCGGAATTGCTCGCAATAGAAAACGAATTGGCCGACCCGGGAACCAACGAATACGGACGTGCTGACAAAGCCGCCGCCTGGATGCTGTTATCGAAGCTTTATTTAAATGCCGAAACTTACATTGGTACGGGAAAATATACCGAGTGCATAACTTATACAAAGAAAATTATTGATGCAGGCTACAGCCTGGAACCGGATTATCAAAACCTGTTTCTGGCCGATAATTATCAGCGTACAAATGAAATTATTTTCCCTATTGTTTGCGAAGGAGAAAATACCCAAACCTGGGGAGGAATGACTTTCATTATTCACTCAACCATTGGTGGCGACATGCCTGCTGCTGAATCAGGAGTTGACGGAGGATGGGGAGGAAACCGTACCACAAAATCGTTCGTAAACCTTTTTGAAGATATCACCGGGGAAACAGACAGCCGTGCTCTATTCTGGGAAGAAGGACAAAACCTGGAAATTGGAGACATTTTCAATTTCAGAGACGGTTATGCGCTGCGTAAATTTAAAAACATTACTTCTGATGGCGCTGTTGGTTCAAACTTGTCACATCCTGACACCGATTTCCCGATGTTCAGATATGCTGACGCGCTACTAATGTATGCCGAAGCTGTTGTGCGTGGCGGAACAGGTGGCGATATGGCTACTGCAGTTGGTTACATCAATGATATCAGAGAACGTGCTTTTGGCGACGATTCGGGTGATATTACTCAGGAAGATTTGGATTTAGACTTCATACTGGACGAACGCGGACGCGAACTTTACTGGGAATGTCACCGTCGTACCGACTTACGCCGTTTTGGAAAATTAAGCGGTGCATCGTACATCTGGCCCTGGAAAGGCGCTGTTGCAGCAGGTACATCTGTTGATGCCAAATATGATTTGTTTCCGATTCCAAATTCGGATATAAATGCCAATCCAAATCTGAAACAGATCAATTATTAAACCTGAAAATTTAAATGAAATGAAAAAGTTTAAATACATAGTCATAATGTTCCTGGCCATTTTGGTTTTCTCGTGCGAGGACGACGACATTATACAACTGAATGATTCAGCGTATGTACCGGCAACCAATATTGAAGGTTTGGGTACCACCCTGGCAATATCGAAAGATAAAAAAGCAGAAACAATTAATATATCCTATACACCAGCATCTTATGGTGTAAATATTGTTGCAACACATAAACTACAGTTTTCGGTTTCTAGTGATTTTGCAAATCCGGTTACTTTTGATGCTAATGCATCCGACAACGCATTCTCTTTTACAGTGGGTGCCCTGAATGAGTTTCTTACCGAAACATTAGCTTTACCGGTTGATGCAGAAGCTACCGTATCGGCAAGAATAATTACCTATTCTCTGGAAGGGGTTGATACGCTGTATTCTTCTCCTGTAAATTTTTCAACCACGCCTTACTTAGATATTCTTTTTGCCCCTAATACTTTCTACCTTTTTGGTGACGGTGTTGGTCGCGTTGCACAAAACAATAAGCTGAGATTTAAAAAGGTTCATAGCGAGGAAGCTGTATGGACAATTGTATGGATGGAAGCTACCGGAACCTTCAAGCTTTGTTCTGATGTAAATTACAAAGGTGTAATCGGTAAAGTTGGAGATCCGGAAAACGGCGAATATACTTTGGGAACTGTTGATAACCGGGGCGAAGATATACCTGTTCCCGGAACTGCAGGCTACTACACTGTTGGCATAAATCTGGCAACCAATAAACTGCTTATAGAACCTGCCAATGTTTACATCTGTGGTGATAACGTAGGCGCCTGGCCAACTAGTTCAGTTGTCGAAGAAAATAAATTCCAGCAGAACACTGAAAATAAGACAATGACTTTAACAAAAAGTCTTGCAGGTGGCGAACTTAGGCTACATGTAACACATCCATATATTTCCGGCCCCGACTGGTGGCATGCCGAATTCATATTCTTCGATGGCGATATTGAATACAGAGAAGATGGAGGTGATCAGGATAGAGTAAGCGTCAACGCAGGAGAACGCACTATTACACTTGACTTTATTAATCAAACAGGTAAAATCGATTAAAAATGAAGAATCTAAAATATTTTCTAATTATTGTCCTGGCGGTTTTCACCTTTGCTTGTGAAGAGGACTTTATGACACCGCCGGTAACATCTGTGGTTGAGGGTACTCCGCCCGAGTGGACAACCGTACCTTCGTCAGATATAGATACTGTGTTATTCAAAAAGAATGAAAACGAGACGATTCTTAATCTCGAATGGTCAGCACCAGTGTATGCCGACAATGTGGGAGTACGTTACTACCTGCAAATAGATACAAAAGGTAGTGATTTTGCAAATCCGATTGAGTTTGACAGAATATCAGCAACTGAGATGGCGGTTACTATTGGCGACCTTAATGCCAAATTATTAACACGCTTTGCACCTGTAGAAAAAGTAGAAATAGAATTGCGGATCAGAGCTGCCTCTAACGAAGACCTGTCAGACTTGTACACAACGCCTTTCTCAATGAAAGTAACACCATTCCTTGATGTACCAGTTCCTGAAGCGTTGTTTATTACCGGAACAGCAACATCGGTTGGTTTCGAGAACTCGCTTGCTGCTGTAAAAGATGGAGATGCATTTGTTAAATATCTTCAACTCACACAGGATGGAGCATTCCACTTCTCTGATAAACAAAGTGATGGATACCTATATAATTTTGGAAAATTTGCAAGCATATCTTCAAATATTGTTGCAGCTGGTGATGAAGACGGCAACTTCAAATTTACAGGAGAATCTGGTTGGTATGAGGTAAAAGCCGACTTTACAAACAGCGAACTTACCATTGCACCATATATATCTGGCACTGTAACATACACACACAACCCGGCTGAAGTATACCTGGTTGGCGATTACAATGCCGATGTACCTGCATGGAACCCGG
It contains:
- a CDS encoding RagB/SusD family nutrient uptake outer membrane protein, whose protein sequence is MKTKYRIIYIVMALVMASFTFVSCVNDLDTVPLDEDLLTADKLNDDASYKGMLAKCYAALVVGGQKGVDADPDISSIDGGFSSYLRQLWNHQELTTDEAICAWNDGNLRDLHDMDWTPSNEFVTAMYYRITLEIAYCNNLITLTNEQDQFKAYNTEARFLRALSYWHMLDMFGTGPFVTDADPVGSFFFPEQATGQQLFDYIESELLAIENELADPGTNEYGRADKAAAWMLLSKLYLNAETYIGTGKYTECITYTKKIIDAGYSLEPDYQNLFLADNYQRTNEIIFPIVCEGENTQTWGGMTFIIHSTIGGDMPAAESGVDGGWGGNRTTKSFVNLFEDITGETDSRALFWEEGQNLEIGDIFNFRDGYALRKFKNITSDGAVGSNLSHPDTDFPMFRYADALLMYAEAVVRGGTGGDMATAVGYINDIRERAFGDDSGDITQEDLDLDFILDERGRELYWECHRRTDLRRFGKLSGASYIWPWKGAVAAGTSVDAKYDLFPIPNSDINANPNLKQINY
- a CDS encoding SusE domain-containing protein, whose translation is MKKFKYIVIMFLAILVFSCEDDDIIQLNDSAYVPATNIEGLGTTLAISKDKKAETINISYTPASYGVNIVATHKLQFSVSSDFANPVTFDANASDNAFSFTVGALNEFLTETLALPVDAEATVSARIITYSLEGVDTLYSSPVNFSTTPYLDILFAPNTFYLFGDGVGRVAQNNKLRFKKVHSEEAVWTIVWMEATGTFKLCSDVNYKGVIGKVGDPENGEYTLGTVDNRGEDIPVPGTAGYYTVGINLATNKLLIEPANVYICGDNVGAWPTSSVVEENKFQQNTENKTMTLTKSLAGGELRLHVTHPYISGPDWWHAEFIFFDGDIEYREDGGDQDRVSVNAGERTITLDFINQTGKID